The proteins below come from a single Mycobacterium parmense genomic window:
- a CDS encoding histidine phosphatase family protein — MQLLLVRHALPLRSEHGEGADPDLSAEGWAQAERLPGALARFPLSRVVSSPQRRAVQTAEPVAAARELAVEIEDRFAEYDRDLPVYIPVEQIKAERPDEWARMARGHLPSAVDENAFRARVRTAVGDLVAAADPEDTVAVFSHGGVINVVLHEILGTARLLSFPIDYASVTRLLFSRSGQASVAAVNTTEHVWDLLPRNRRGKQVR, encoded by the coding sequence ATGCAACTGCTTCTGGTCCGGCACGCCTTGCCGCTGCGCAGCGAACACGGCGAGGGCGCCGACCCCGACCTGTCGGCCGAGGGGTGGGCGCAGGCGGAGCGGCTGCCCGGGGCGCTCGCGCGGTTTCCCCTCTCGCGGGTGGTCAGCAGCCCGCAACGGCGCGCCGTGCAAACCGCCGAACCGGTCGCGGCCGCGCGTGAGCTGGCCGTCGAGATCGAGGATCGCTTCGCCGAGTACGACCGCGACCTGCCGGTGTACATCCCCGTCGAGCAGATCAAGGCCGAACGGCCCGACGAGTGGGCGCGCATGGCGCGGGGCCACCTGCCGAGCGCGGTCGACGAGAACGCGTTCCGCGCCCGCGTGCGGACGGCGGTCGGCGACCTCGTTGCCGCCGCGGACCCCGAGGACACGGTGGCGGTGTTCAGCCATGGCGGGGTGATCAACGTTGTGCTGCACGAGATATTGGGGACGGCCCGGCTGTTGTCCTTCCCCATCGACTACGCCTCGGTCACGCGGCTGCTGTTCTCGCGATCCGGTCAGGCGTCGGTCGCGGCGGTCAACACCACCGAGCACGTGTGGGACCTGTTGCCGCGCAACCGGCGGGGTAAGCAGGTCCGCTGA
- a CDS encoding phosphotransferase family protein, translating into MTSADQLEGLDLAALDRYLRSLGIGREGELRADFISGGRSNLTFRIYDDATSWLVRRPPLHGLTPSAHDMAREFRVVAALRDTPVPVARAIALCQDDAVLGAPFQIVEFVPGQVVRRRGQLEAFSRTVIEGCVDSLIRALVDLHGVDPDAVGLADFGKPSGYLERQVRRWGSQWALVRLPEDRRDADVERLHTGLRDAIPQQSRTSIVHGDYRIDNTILDADDPTKVRAVVDWEMSTLGDPLSDAALMCVYRDPALDLIVNAQAAWTSPLLPTADELADRYSLVAGLPLAHWEFYMALAYFKLAIIAAGIDFRRRMSDQARGLGDTSDHAPEVVAPLIARGLAELGRLPG; encoded by the coding sequence GTGACTTCCGCTGACCAACTCGAAGGTCTGGACCTCGCCGCGCTGGACCGGTATCTGCGTTCGCTCGGCATCGGCCGCGAGGGCGAGTTGCGTGCAGACTTCATCTCCGGTGGCCGCTCCAATCTGACGTTCCGAATCTATGACGACGCGACCAGCTGGCTGGTGCGGCGCCCGCCGCTGCACGGGCTGACCCCCTCGGCGCACGACATGGCCCGCGAGTTCCGGGTGGTCGCCGCGCTGCGGGACACGCCGGTACCGGTGGCGCGCGCGATCGCGCTGTGCCAGGACGACGCGGTGCTGGGCGCCCCGTTTCAGATCGTCGAGTTCGTCCCGGGCCAGGTGGTGCGCCGGCGCGGCCAGCTCGAGGCGTTCAGCCGCACCGTCATCGAGGGGTGCGTCGACTCGCTGATCCGGGCGCTCGTCGACCTGCACGGCGTCGATCCGGACGCCGTCGGCCTGGCCGACTTCGGCAAGCCCAGCGGCTACCTGGAGCGCCAGGTGCGGCGCTGGGGCTCGCAGTGGGCGCTGGTCCGGCTGCCGGAGGACCGTCGCGACGCCGACGTCGAACGGCTGCACACCGGCCTGCGCGACGCCATCCCGCAGCAGAGCCGGACGTCGATCGTGCACGGCGACTACCGCATCGACAACACCATCCTGGACGCCGACGACCCGACCAAGGTGCGCGCCGTCGTGGACTGGGAAATGTCGACCCTGGGCGATCCGCTCAGCGACGCGGCCCTGATGTGCGTGTACCGCGACCCGGCGCTGGACCTGATCGTCAACGCCCAGGCGGCGTGGACTTCGCCGCTGTTGCCGACGGCCGACGAGCTGGCGGACCGGTACTCGCTGGTGGCCGGCCTGCCGCTGGCCCACTGGGAGTTCTACATGGCGTTGGCGTACTTCAAGCTGGCCATCATCGCCGCGGGCATCGACTTCCGCCGGCGGATGTCGGACCAGGCCCGCGGGCTGGGTGACACGTCCGATCACGCGCCCGAGGTGGTCGCGCCGCTGATCGCCCGCGGCCTGGCCGAGCTGGGCAGGCTGCCCGGCTGA
- a CDS encoding LapA family protein, whose translation MSSPNSPASPGQPPQKPQQSAQPGPPPPPSKPGAKSREPAVAFTRAGALWSSLTVGFLTLIVLLIFITQNTTSAAFTFLAWHWTLPLGVAILLAAVVGGLITVAAGTARIIQLRRAAKQHHAAAVR comes from the coding sequence ATGAGCAGCCCCAACAGCCCCGCCTCCCCGGGGCAGCCGCCGCAAAAGCCCCAACAGTCTGCGCAGCCAGGGCCGCCGCCGCCGCCGTCCAAGCCCGGTGCGAAGTCCAGGGAACCCGCCGTCGCGTTCACCCGCGCGGGAGCGTTGTGGTCGTCGCTGACCGTCGGTTTCCTGACCCTGATCGTGCTGTTGATCTTCATCACCCAGAACACGACGTCAGCGGCCTTCACGTTCCTGGCGTGGCACTGGACCCTGCCGCTCGGGGTCGCGATCCTGCTGGCGGCGGTGGTCGGGGGGCTGATCACCGTGGCCGCCGGCACCGCGCGAATCATCCAGTTGCGGCGGGCGGCCAAGCAGCACCACGCGGCGGCCGTACGCTAG
- a CDS encoding ABC transporter substrate-binding protein has translation MRLPRRAPSAIVRVAHWLAALCLLAACSNVDPLGVQARSPKSIVVGSGNFPESQIVAEIYAQALQANGFDVGRRMGIGSRETYIPALEDHSIDLVPEYIGNLLLYFAPESTATVLDAVEAELWRRLPGDLAILTPAPASDTDTVTVTGATANAWHLKTIADLAPHSAGVRFGAPSVFQTRPAGLPGLERKYGLNISPANFVAIEDGGGAVTVRALLEGKVNAADVFSTSPAILLNHLVVLDDPCHNFVAGNIVPLVNSRKNSDRLKEVLDSVSARLTSQGVAELNALVAGNSGMDPAQAARQWVRANGFEHPMDSP, from the coding sequence ATGAGGTTGCCGCGCCGTGCGCCCAGCGCGATCGTCCGGGTGGCCCACTGGCTGGCGGCGCTGTGTCTTCTCGCCGCCTGCAGCAATGTTGACCCGCTGGGGGTGCAGGCCCGCAGCCCGAAATCGATCGTGGTGGGCTCCGGGAACTTTCCGGAATCGCAGATCGTCGCCGAGATCTACGCGCAAGCGTTGCAGGCCAACGGTTTCGACGTCGGAAGGCGCATGGGCATCGGCAGCCGCGAGACGTATATCCCGGCGCTCGAGGACCATTCCATCGACCTGGTTCCCGAATACATCGGAAACCTGCTGCTGTATTTCGCCCCCGAGTCCACGGCAACCGTGCTCGACGCGGTCGAGGCGGAACTGTGGCGGCGCCTGCCCGGCGACCTCGCCATCCTGACGCCCGCGCCCGCCTCCGACACCGACACCGTGACGGTCACCGGCGCGACGGCCAACGCGTGGCACCTGAAGACCATCGCCGACCTGGCGCCGCACTCGGCCGGCGTCAGATTCGGGGCACCGTCGGTGTTCCAGACGCGGCCGGCCGGCCTGCCGGGGCTCGAGCGCAAGTACGGACTGAACATCAGCCCGGCCAACTTCGTCGCCATCGAGGACGGCGGCGGCGCGGTGACCGTGCGGGCCCTCCTCGAGGGGAAGGTGAACGCCGCCGACGTCTTCAGCACGTCGCCGGCCATCCTGCTGAACCATCTCGTCGTGCTCGACGACCCATGTCACAACTTCGTGGCCGGCAATATTGTGCCGCTGGTCAATTCGCGGAAGAACTCCGACCGGCTCAAGGAGGTCTTGGACTCGGTGTCGGCCAGGCTCACCTCCCAGGGCGTGGCGGAGCTCAACGCGCTGGTGGCCGGAAACTCCGGAATGGACCCGGCCCAGGCGGCGCGACAGTGGGTGCGCGCCAACGGCTTCGAACATCCCATGGACAGCCCGTGA
- a CDS encoding ABC transporter ATP-binding protein yields MIVFDRVSKVFTDGTAALDGLNLEVPTGRLTVFVGSSGSGKTTALRMINRMVEPTSGTITVNGADVAGVDPVKLRLGIGYVIQNAGLMPHQRVIDNVATVPVLKGQSRRSARAAAYQVLERVGLDPKLATRYPAQLSGGEQQRVGVARALAADPPILLMDEPFSAVDPVVRHELQNEILRLQSELQKTIVFVTHDLDEALRLADRVALFKGGLLQQYDEPERLLARPANDFVARFIGLGRGYRWLQLIDAAGLPLHDVERVAADELPDRPQGDWAVVVDDAGAPVGWIDAEGLRRCRAGASLSESMSGVGSLLRPQGNLSHALDAALSSPSGVGVAVDDGGKVIGGVLAADVLAAVEALRGRS; encoded by the coding sequence GTGATCGTCTTCGACCGCGTCAGCAAGGTCTTCACCGACGGGACCGCCGCACTCGACGGGCTGAACCTCGAGGTGCCGACCGGCAGGCTGACGGTCTTCGTCGGCTCCTCGGGCAGCGGCAAGACCACGGCCCTGCGAATGATCAACCGGATGGTGGAACCGACGTCGGGCACCATCACCGTCAACGGCGCGGACGTGGCTGGCGTCGACCCGGTGAAGCTGCGTCTGGGAATCGGCTACGTCATCCAGAACGCGGGCCTGATGCCCCACCAGCGGGTGATCGACAACGTCGCAACGGTTCCCGTCCTCAAGGGGCAGTCCCGCCGGTCCGCCCGCGCGGCCGCCTACCAGGTGCTCGAACGGGTCGGGCTGGACCCCAAGCTGGCCACCCGCTACCCGGCGCAGCTCTCCGGCGGCGAGCAGCAGCGCGTCGGCGTGGCGCGCGCGCTGGCTGCCGACCCGCCGATCCTGTTGATGGACGAGCCGTTCTCCGCCGTCGACCCGGTGGTCCGGCACGAGTTGCAGAACGAGATCCTGCGGCTGCAAAGCGAATTGCAGAAGACCATCGTCTTCGTCACGCACGACCTGGACGAGGCGCTCAGGCTCGCCGACCGGGTCGCGCTCTTCAAGGGCGGGCTGCTGCAGCAGTACGACGAGCCCGAACGACTGCTCGCGCGGCCCGCCAACGACTTCGTCGCGAGGTTCATCGGCCTCGGCCGGGGCTACCGCTGGCTGCAGCTGATCGACGCCGCCGGGTTGCCCCTGCACGACGTCGAACGCGTCGCCGCGGACGAACTTCCCGACCGCCCGCAGGGGGACTGGGCCGTGGTGGTCGACGACGCGGGCGCGCCGGTGGGCTGGATCGACGCGGAGGGCCTGCGGCGTTGCCGCGCGGGCGCGTCGTTGTCGGAGAGCATGAGCGGCGTCGGCTCACTGTTGCGTCCACAGGGCAACCTCAGCCACGCGCTCGACGCGGCCCTGTCGTCGCCGTCGGGCGTGGGCGTGGCCGTGGACGACGGCGGCAAGGTGATCGGCGGCGTGCTGGCCGCCGACGTCCTGGCCGCGGTGGAGGCGTTGCGGGGGCGGAGCTGA
- a CDS encoding ABC transporter permease has protein sequence MHYLLTHRDQAWALTVIHLRLSLLPVLIALAIAVPLGVLVQRAPLARRLTTATASVVFTIPSLALFVALPTIIGTRILDEANVLVALAAYTAALLVRAVLEALDAVPARLRDAAIGQGYPPLTRILKVELPLAIPVLVSGLRVVAVTNIAMVSVGAVIGIGGLGTWFTEGYQTDKSDQIVAGIIALFAMAIVVDALILLGGRLATPWTRAGRAVRRRPTAAPVVGGAR, from the coding sequence GTGCACTATCTACTCACCCACCGCGACCAGGCGTGGGCGCTGACGGTGATCCACCTGCGGCTGTCGCTGCTGCCCGTGCTGATCGCGCTGGCGATCGCGGTGCCGCTGGGTGTGCTGGTGCAGCGCGCCCCGCTCGCGCGGCGGCTGACGACGGCGACGGCCAGCGTGGTGTTTACCATTCCCTCGCTGGCGCTGTTCGTGGCGCTGCCGACGATCATCGGCACCCGCATCCTCGACGAGGCCAACGTGCTGGTCGCGCTGGCGGCCTACACGGCCGCCCTGCTGGTGCGCGCGGTGCTCGAGGCGCTCGACGCCGTGCCGGCCCGGCTGCGCGACGCCGCGATCGGGCAGGGCTACCCCCCGCTCACCCGGATACTCAAAGTCGAACTGCCGCTGGCTATCCCGGTTCTGGTCTCCGGGCTGCGGGTGGTCGCGGTGACCAACATCGCGATGGTGTCGGTGGGCGCGGTGATCGGCATCGGGGGCCTGGGCACCTGGTTCACCGAGGGCTACCAGACCGACAAGAGCGATCAGATCGTCGCCGGCATCATCGCGCTGTTCGCGATGGCGATCGTCGTGGACGCCCTCATCCTGCTGGGCGGCCGCCTGGCCACGCCCTGGACGCGCGCCGGGCGCGCCGTCCGGAGACGGCCGACCGCGGCCCCGGTGGTGGGCGGCGCGCGATGA